The nucleotide sequence CGTGAAGTCGTCGCCTACCTCGTTCGTGAAGGGTACGTCGACGTGCTTATCACGACCGCGGGATCGCTGGCGGAGGATGTTATCAAAACGGCGAAGCCGTTCAAAATGGGAGAGTGGGATGCGGACGAGGCCGCGCTCCGGGAACAGGGAATCAACCGTCTTGGGAATCTCTTTGTTCCTTCCGACCGATACGTCTGGTTGGAGGAGTACCTGTACGACTTCTTCGAGGAGTTCTTCGCCGACGAAAAGGTCCGGACGCCGACGGCGTTTGCCCGCGAGTTAGGGGAGACACTCGACGATCCCGATTCGGTCCTGAAGCAAGCGGCGGACAACGACGTTCCCGTGTACTGTCCGGCGCTGACGGACGCCGAAGTTGGGAACTTTCTCTACTATTACAGACAGGGATACGACTCGGAGGTCGGCATCGAAATCCTCGACGATTATGACTCGCTTATCGAGGACGGGATGCTTGCTGACACGACAGGTCTGATCGCAGTTGGAGGGGGCGTCCCGAAACACCACGCGATTATGACAAATCTGTTCCGTGGCGGGGCGGATTACGTCGTCTACATCTCGACTGGTATGGAAGGGGATGGCTCACTCTCTGGAGCGCCCCCGAACGAGGCAGTATCGTGGGGGAAGATCAAAGACGATGAGCGGACGAATTACACGCAGATTGAAGCAGAAGCAACGCTCGTCTTCCCACTGCTTGTAGCGGGTGCTTTCAGCGAGTGAGTGTGATCTGCTGGTTAAACTGGTGCTGTAGCAGACTGTAGCTAGAAAGCGTAGCAGGATGGTTACAGTTGATGCTTGGCGGTCGACCGTTCAGTCCGAGTGTGCGGGAGATCCAAGTTGATCGTTGCCTTCGCTAGAGTCGGTCGCAGCCACCTGATCTCCGTTCGCCGAGAGCAGGCGGCGCTTCGAGTTGAAGACGACGATGAGACTACTGACCGCCATCATAACGGCGGCGATCAACGGCGTGATCACGCCAGTCATTGCCAGTGGAAGCGCGATCGCGTTGTAGCCAGCCGCCCAGAGCAGGTTCTGTTTGATTCGGCCTCGTGTTTCACTCGCCAGCTCGAAGACCTCGGGAACGGCGTCGAGACGGTCGTCCAGTACTACCGCGTCGGCCGCCTCGATCGCCAGATCGGTGCCGCTCGAGACCGCGATCCCGAGGTCTGCGCTCGCGAGGGCGGGCGCGTCGTTCGTTCCATCGCCGATCATTGTCGTCGTCCCGCGCTCCCGGAGACCCTGGACGATCGCTTCCTTGGACTCGGGGCGCACGCCTGCAAATACGTGATCGATCGCTGGATGGTTTGCAAATGTTTCGGTCATCCGTTCGTCGTCGCCTGTCAGCACGACGATTTCCCGGTCCGCATCCGTGAGATCGGAAACCACGTGTTCCCAGTTCTCACGCGGCGTATCTCGGACCGAGACGATCCCCTGGACGACACCCTCCCAGGCAATCGCCGTCGGATGATTGCCCGATTCGTAGGCGTCCGTGACGGCTGTCTCGATTTCTGTAGGTATCGTCCACTCGTCGGCGTCAAAGGAGTCTGGATGGCCGATAACCACGCGGGTATCGTCGACGAGGGCTGACACGGTACGGTCGGCGCTCTCGAAACGCGACACAGAGCGTGTGGTCGGCGGGGCGGCATCGTCGATCGCAGCGGCGATGGGGTGGCTCGACCGGCGTTCGACGGCGGCCGCCATCGCAAGCACTTCGTCAGGATCGTCGCCAGCGACGTCCACAAGCTCCATCTTCCCCGTGGTGAGCGTCCCAGTCTTGTCGAACACGACGACCGCGGAGTCGTCGATCCGCTCGAGCACTGTCTCGTTGAGAACGAGTATGCGATTATCGGTGGCATCGCGGGTGGCCGCCGCGAGAGCAAGCGGGGTCGCGATCCCGAGCGAGCACGGACACGAGACCACTAACACAGAGACACCGACCATTATAGCTGTATTCGGGTCGTTGCCGAGGACGAACCAGCCAGTGGCAGTTAGCACGGCAAGCCCGAGTACGAACGGAACGAACAGTACTGCAAAGCGGTTGACAATATGCTGGACACCCGTCGCAGAACTCTTGACGTTCCAGAGGAGTTCGACGAGGCGATCCATCGTGCTGGTGTTTTCTGGACCAACTTCGACGACAACCGCATTGTCTGTGGGGATCGACCCGCCGAGTACAGTGTCCCCGACGGATTTCCGTTGCGGGAGAGATTCACCTGTGACGAGTGCCTCGTCGATCGCGGCAGTCCCGTCGACAATCTGGCCGTCGACTGGGACCCGTTCGCCAGGTTTGACTAACAGGTGATCGCCAGGCTCACACGCTTCAATGTCGATGGTTTCGGTGGCCTCGCTGTCGTCGTCGAGCCGGCGGGCGTCATCGACGCGTGAATCAGTGAGGTCAGCGCGATTGCCGAGCGCAGCGTGTTTGACCCGTGACTCGAGATGGTTGCCGATAGTGACGATTGCTAGCACCATTACTGCGACATCGAAGTACGGGTCGCGCCCGCCCGTGAGGTAGGTGGCCAGCGAGTAGAGGTACGCTGCGAGCACCGCGATGGCGATCAACACGTCCATGTTCGGGCGACCGACTTTCAGGCTCACATAGGCCCCACGGAAGATCGGATATCCGAGCCCGATAACGATGAGTGTGCTCCAGACCGCTAGCGGCCCGAACACCATCGCCTCAACGGTACTCCCGTAGAGAAAGTTCTCGGGATAGATGCCGAGGTATACCGGATAGATGAACAGGATGTAGAGAATCAACACGGGCATCATCAGTACCGCCGCGAGCACTGCACGGTATTTTCCGAACTCGACACGCGAACGCAGCGAGTCGTTTTCCTCGTCGGGACCGTGGGCCTGATAGCCCAGTCGACTGAGTGCAGCGGAGATCGCGTTACGGTCGATCTGGGCAGGATCGTACACCACCTGCGCCATTTCAGTGGCGTAGCTCGCACGCGCCTCGTGAACACCGTCCTCTTCCTCGGCAAGGAGTTCGATGAATCCTTCGCAGGTCTGACAGTGCATACCGTCGATCGAGAGGTAGGCCGTTTCGGCGCCCTCGGGGACATCGGGTTGGGAATCCTCGGCCGCGACACGGTCACGGACGGCCGTAATGGAGAGGTCAACGTCCTCACCGTTGTCAACCAGGCGTGCGACCTCTAGACAGCCCCGACAGCAGAACTCGCCGTCGATGGCCTTGTCGATGATTGGGTCTTCGATAGGGAGGTCACAGAGTGTGCAGGTGGACATGTTACGCAACCGCCTCCGAGCCGGAGATCGGTTGATAGTACGGGATGTCGGGCAACGGGAGCACGACGCCAAACCGCATGAGCCCCATCGCTAACAGGACGTATCCGAGCCCAATGAACAACACACCGAGTCCATAGTGGACCACCTGTCGCTGGCGGGCGCTCACTGACTGGATCACCGTTCCGTAGAGGAACACGCTAGGAATCGTCCCGAGCCCAAGCGCGGCGAGCGAGAGGAGACCATATACAGGCGAGCCCTGTGCGAACGCATACAGGAATGCGGGATAGAGCAGCATACACGGCAACAATCCATGAAGCGCGCCAAGCCCGACGATGCCGATGCCGTTGACCCAGCGGTCGATCCGTGTCGAGATCACTGTGTAAGTTCGCGCGAATATTGATCCGATACCAGTATCGGCAATCACACCTTCGACGGCTCCTTGTTGGTAGCCGGCCAATCGGGTGATTCCCATCCCGAGGATTGCCACGCCGATGCAGATGCCGACGACACCCTGGACTGGCCCGAGAATCCCGGCGAGCCCGATCGTCCCATAGAGCAGCGCGCCAGCAGCCCCGAAGACAGCCCCGATGAGGGCGTAGCTCATCGTCCGGCCGAGGTTGAACAGCGTGTGCTGTCGCACTTCATAGAGAGTGAGTGCGCCAGACCAGCGGTCGTCGGTTTCCATACGCTCGGCGTAGGTTGCAACGAGCGGGCCGCACATTCCAATACAGTGTGCACCGCCGAGGAGGCCAATCAGAAAAAACACCACCAGTCCGTAGCCACTCGCGATGCCGATCTCACTCAGTTGTACTAGGACTGCCGAGATCATACTCACGGCTGGCAAAGCCAGCATAGATTAGACTATACCACCCGTCCTGTGTAGTTGGTTTCGGTTCGGGCCGTGACTTCGAAGGTCACTGATGAGAATAAATAGGAACACACAGCCCGAATGTTCATTAGATATGCCCGAATTCATACAGCGATCGGCACGGGAACTTGCGTCTGAAGCCCGTACTGGATGTGTGTCTGCGCTAACCCTCCTCGAGTCAACCCTAGAGCGTATCGGAGCAATCGATGATTTGAACGCGTTCATCACGATCACTGAGAAATCGGCACGGGAGCGTGCTCACGCGGCCGACGCTGCAGCGGCCCGTGGAGAAGACCTCGGCCCACTCCACGGTGTGCCAGTCGCAATCAAAGATCTTCGGAGCCGGAAAGAGGGTGTCAAGAATACGATGGGACTCGCTCCATTGGCCGATAACGTGGCCGACGAGGATTCCATCACAGTCGAGCGGCTGGAAGCTGCCGGTGCCGTCATCGTCGGTACGACTAACACACCGGCACTCGGTCACACTATTAAGACAGAGAATCGGTTCGTTGGTGCGACTCCGACCCCGTTCGACTCCGATCATTCTGCGGGCGGCTCATCTGGCGGCTCGGCAGCGGCGCTTGCGGCGGGTGCCATACCGCTTGCCATCGGGTCGGATATCGGTGGCTCGCTCCGGGTCCCAGCCTCCTGTTGTAACGTCATCGGGCTGAAACCGACGTTCGGGCTCGTTCCCGAACGTATCCCATTCGACGGATTCGGCACCCACTCTCCGTTTTTTGTGGGTGGGCCGATGGCACGAACAGTTGAGGACACAGCTCTCTTACTCGATGTCCTCGCAGGCTACGACGACCGAGACCCATTTAGTGTGCCCCGTCCAGAGACGGAATACGTCGAGGCCACTAACCGGCCGACTACTGAGCTATCGGTTGCGTACAGTCCGAATCTGGATTTACAACCAGTTGCATCGACGGTGCGTGAAACAGTTGATGCTGCCGTCACGGACCTAGCGGCCGGCGGTGCGACAGTCGATACTGTGGACGTCTCGCTCCCGTCGTATGAAGAGCTCTCGATGGCGTACGTCACGCAGGTTGGCGTCTTCTTCAGTGCATTCGCTCAACGAATCGAAGACCGGTACGGCATCGACTTCGAGACGGCAGATGTCGAAGACACGGTTCGATCGACGATCGCATTAGGAACAGAGACCGACGCTGCCGACAATCGATTACAGAACGCGCCACGGACTGATGCATACGATGGCATTCAGGACGCGCTGACTGACTACGACGTTCTCGTGACACCCACTCTTACCGTCCCACCGTTCAGCAAGCATCTCACCGACGGCTATCCAACGGAAATCAACGGTCAATCCGTGATTGGTGTCCCGACAGACGTGATGTTGACATGGGTGTTCAATATGACTGGCCATCCTGTAGCGTTTGCTGGGGTTACCGACAACGGTCTCCCTGTTGGGTTACAGATAATTGGCAGGCGATTTGCCGAAGCTGATATTCTGAGCGTCGCTGCAGCACTCGAACGAGTTCGACCGTGGATGGATCAGTATCCTGTACGGTGAACTGACCAGTCATCGGTGGCTGACACAGCGTCTGAATCTCTTGAGCAGTTCCCGAGATCAAACACAGTAACTGGTTTTCTCATTGTGCGAAATTATTTTTCATTCCTATAGAAGACTGCTTACTATATCAGCGAGATATACTTGGACAGCCCCAAATGTGACTCGCATAGTAGCGGCCCCAAATCCAAGAGCGATGAAACTCATAATGACAACGAAATTGGCCTTCGAATCGTTGGGGCTAAGCAGGAGCGTGAGTACAGCAAGCGTTCCCGCCATCGTACTGATGAAGAATCCTGCCAGAAATGACAAACCCGTGAAAAATGGGTCAGTGAAATCCATCACGGAGTACGCTGGATCATAGATCCCGACGACGGATAAGCTAAAGCCGATGACGACGTATCCAACAAAGCAGATAGTAACGAGGAAAGCCCCGGGGCTAGCAAGTTGATACAGTCGAAATAGTCCTCGTTCAAGCGGGGTGGTTGGCTGTCGAATCCGTCTGAATGGTCGATGATCCATCTCCCTACGGCCAGAGCCCCCGCGCCTCGTGGGCTTCAGCGATTCGTGAGAGTGCGACAATATAGGCAGCATCGCGCCACGTGACGTCGCGGTTCTCGTATTCGTCTTTGACTGCTCGCCAGGCAGCCTGCATCTCCGCTTCGAGTTCATCGTTGACTCGTTCGAGCGACCACGCTCGCCGATTAATGTCCTGGAGCCACTCGAAATAACTCACCGTGACACCGCCTGCGTTGGCGAGAATATCGGGAATCACGGCGACATCCCGGTCGGCGAGAATCGAATCAGCCGTAGACGTCGTCGGGCCGTTCGCGCCCTCGACGACGAGATCGGCGGCGATTGCTTCCGCGTTCTCTTTCGTGATCACGTTCCCCAGGGCGGCCGGAATGAGGACATCGACGTCGAGGGTGAGAAGCTCCTCGTTCGAAATCACGGTGTCCGCGTACGTGGTGACGGCTTCCGGCTCTTCGTCGTGGGACGGAACTGAAGCTGTATCGATTCCGTCCGGCTCGTACATCGCTCCATTCACATCGCTGATCGCGACGATGGTCGCGCCCCACTTGTCGAGGAGTCGGGCCGCATTCGCTCCGACGCTCCCGTACCCCTGAACTGCCACAGTGGTCTCATCGAGCGGCTGGTCGTAGTACTCGCAGACCAACTGTGTGATGATCGCAACGCTCCGTCCGGGGGCTTCTTCACGCCCTTCGCTGCCGCCGACCACTGGCGGTTTTCCGGTGACGACGCCCGGTGTTGTCTCGCCTTCCTGCATCGAGTACGCGTCCATCAACCACGCCATCGTCTGCGGATCCGTCCCCATATCCGGAGCGGGGATATCTTGGTTGGGCCCGATAACGTCGCGAATTTCTTGTGTGAACCGACGGGTGAGCCGCTCCTTCTCTTCCGGACTCAGCTCCTTCGGGTTGACCGCGACACCACCCTTGGCTCCGCCGAACGGGAGGTCCATGACGGCGCATTTCCAGGTCATCCACATGCCGAGGCCAACACACTCGTCTCTGGTCACGTCGGGGTGGTATCGCAACCCGCCCTTGTATGGCCCTCTGACGCTGTCGTGCTGCGCGCGGTAGCCCGTGAACACCTCGACCGTGCCGTCATCCCGTTCGATGGGGATCGTCACCTCGTGGACCTTTTTGGGATATTTGAGCCGTTCGACGATGTTCTGGTCGATATCGAGATAGCTGGCAGCATGGTACAACTGGCGGCGGGCGGTTTCGAGTGCCGATTCGGGTTCGGTCGAATCTGCCGCCTCGTCGCCTGACTCGTCGTGGGTGCTATCAGATTTCGATGCCATGGTCATTCGAGCGGCATTCGACGGTTTCGCATCGGGCCGCTACAGTCGGGACACTGGCCCGGGCTATCCTCCGCGATGATGATTTTGCCACATTCGAAGCACTCGTAGGGGGTTTCTTCGTCTGATTCAGGGTCGACATCTTTCATTGTGAGTTCACGAGTGCCGCCAGGCGGAGTGGCGCACTCTATAAGGTGTAATAAGTGTATAAGGAAATACTCGGCAGTTGATTACCAAACAGCACTCCAACCAGTGGATTTGTTATTGAACTGCCTCCGCTTGGGCCGCCACCGGGAGATTGTTCTCTTCGAAGAGTGCAGCAAACAGTTTCCGTTGGACGGTCCGCGCGTGTTGATAGAACGCGGGTGGGGAGATGCCGAGTGTCTCCGCTACGTCTTCGCCCGTGCTCTCACGGGGCGACTCGAAGAACCCACTGTAGTACGCCGTCTGGATCACCTCCAGTTGCCGCTCCGTCACTGAATCGAGGAACTTCGAGTAGAGATTGTGTTCTGCGGTCTGATCGAGCGTCTGCTTGGCACGGAGTTCAGCGCCAGCGAACGTCTCACGGACGAGCTGCGTGATCGTTCGGACGTCGATGCTGTCCGGGATATCGATGACGAGCGTCGTCGTGGTTGGATCAGCGGTCGCTTCGCGGAAGACGGCACCGTGATCGGCCAGCTCCAAGGCGAGGAACGGTTGTGTGAGCCGGAGCCGTAGAACACCCCCCTCGCCGTCCGCGCTGATCTGCTGCACGTCGTCGATACCGACCAGTTGCGAGGCCGCGTCTGCCACGTCAGTTACCGCCCGGTCTTCGACGGTCACGAACACGTAGCTGCCTTCCGTGGACTGCTGGACGCCACCCTGATACGAGAGGGTGCACTCCGCCTCCGCTGCGAGCCGTGAGAGGACAAACTTCGGGTCCTCGATGGTGAACTCGACACGTGTCATCGACGTCGTGAGCAACGCATTCTTCCGTTCGATCGCACTGAGAGCGGACGCGATGGTTTCGCCGAGTTCTCCCAGGACGGCCTTCGCCGTCTCGTCGAACGCATCCTGGGTCGGTGCGTACACCGTCAACACACCGTGGGTAAGGTCGTTGTACACGAGCGGGATGCTCAATACGGACAGGTAGTCCCGGGAGATGGCGTCTTTCCGCCACGCCTCGTCACGGAGACCAGCAGCGACGTTCGTCACCATCGTCACGTCGCCAGTGGCTGCGGTTTGTCCGGCCGGTTCTGCACCCGATGCCTGGACGGCGAACGACTGACTATCCAAGTACCCCTGTTCGGTCCCGGCCCAGGCACGAGGCTCCAAGGTGTCGGTCGTCGGATCGATCGTCCCGATCCAGGCGAACCGGAACCGGTCGTCGGCGGTCAGCAGTTCACAGACCGTGTGATCGATTTCCTCGCGCGTCTCCGCCTGTACGAGAGCCTGATCGATTTCCCGTATCGTCTCGTTGATGCGGTTCAGGGCGGTCAATTGCTCGTTTTGCGTCTGGAGTGTTCGGTCCTGTTCCCGGAGTCGTGATTCCCGTGTGACGCGGTCGAGGGCTGCTTCGGCAGTAGCCGCGAGCAGATCGGCCAACTCTCGCGTCACCTCATCGAATGCACCGACCTGGTTCGAGCCCGCAACGAACACCCCGTGGTTGCCGAGCGGGATGTAGGCCGCAGTTCGGAGGTCAGTTGCTCGATTTTCGAGCCGATCTGCGTCGTGAACGTCGTCGAAGAACAACGCTTCGTCTTCAACGAAACTGTAGCTCGGGAGCGTTTCCCCGTCGGCGTGCACGTTCGGGAGTGGGCCGTTCAGCTCGGTCATCGTCGCCGAGTGGGCTGCGGGTCGAAGATTGTTGGCCTCACCGTCGAAGAGGTAGACCGCACTCGCATCGAGAGTGAGCACACCAGGTGTGTCGTCGACGACGTGCTGGGCGATTTCTTGGTGAGTTTCGGCGTAGAGGAAATCGCGGGCCGTCTCGTGGAGCGTGGCGAGTGCCTCTTCGCGTTGCTTGCGTTTCGTGATGTCCCGACAGCTGAAGAGGAGAGTCCCGTCCTGGATCGAGACTTCGCGCACGTTGACGAGGAGCGTGTGCTCGCGCCCGGCTTTATCGGTCGCCGTCGTCTCAATGTTCTTGAGGACGCCGTCTTCCGCGAGTTCCTCCCGGTCGAAGAGGTCGTCGCCGAGGAGGTCATTGATCGTTCCGAGATTCCGGATCTCGTCGACGGTGTAGCCGAAGATGAAGTGGACGTTGGGACAAACGTAGGTGTACTCGCCGGCTTCGTCCGTGATGAGGACGGTATCGGTCATGTTGTTGAGCGTGACCCGGTGCAGTTCTTCGGACTCTCTGAGATTCCGTTCGAGATCGACGCGCTCGGTGATGTCGACGCCTTCGACGACGATAGAGACGAGATCGCCGCGCTCGTTTTCGACCGGGCGCACGGAGAGATCGATAACGCGCGGATCATCGACGTCTGGCAGCTGTGGGACGACCGCGTTGCCGAACGTCCCGTCGAGTGCTTTCTCCACGAGTTTTTGGACATCCGTGTTCGTTGTACCAGCTTGTGACCACCACGGAAGCGTCCAGAACGGTTCGCCGACGAGCGTGTCGATGGCTTCATCGACCATCTCTCGTGCTGTTTCATTCACACGGGCAAGTGCACCATCCGGGTCGAGCACCCACGTCGCAGTTCGCGAATCGTTGAAGATCGCGTCGAACTGTCTGGCCCGGTCCCGTCGCGTGGCCGACCGCTGTGCGGCCCGGATCGCACGCTCGGTTCGTTCGATGAGTCCGTCGGTCATCTGTGCTGGCGGGTCCGAGAGCGCGATGTAATCGGTGACACCGGCTTTGATGGCCTCGCTGGCGATGGCTTCGCTCCCGGCAGTAGTCCCGAGGAGGACCGGGAGCGCAGGCGATTCCTCGCGGATTTCTCGGAGGAGGTCGAGTCCGGTTGTCTCTTCGAGTGCGTACTCGGTAATGAGGCAGTCCGTAGGGTGCGTCCGGATGATGTCGATTGCCTCCGTCTTGGTTCGAACGTGGTGTACGCTGGCATCAGTCCGTTTCTCGAGCGTCGTGGCGAATTGTGTGAGCCAGTCGTCTGTCCCGACGAGCAACACCGTCGACGCATCCAGAATGGGTGGGGTAGCGGTCATTATTCGACCATTGAGGGACGGCGAATGGTCCTCTCGGTGCCGATGCGAACTCGCCTCCAGCTCCGGTACTGGCCCGGATCGGAATGTACGTCCATTGCTAGTTAACTATCTAACCGCCCCGCGCCAAAGACGTTTGTTGTTTAACCCCTTGCGATAGGGGGCGCGCTACGGAATATGAAAACGCGATTATCGGGACTTTTCGCGGTCGACCGACTCTTCCCGATTTCAGCGTTCCGCTATCCAACCAGACTCTCGAGGAATGACTACCCGACCTCCCACCACCCAGCCCGAAGACGCCACGAGCAAGGAACCGCAACAGCAGCGCCAGTCGGCGTGGAGACTCGTCGCTGGAGCGAGTCTCATCTCGACGGGGCTCGCTGCCTATGAGATCGTCCCGGCGAGTGTTACCCCGCTCATTCGCGACGCACTGAATATTGGGCCGACGATCGCAGGGTTCCTGGTCGGGGTCATGTTCGGCACCGCGGTGATCGCAAGCCTCCCAGCTGGAGCGGTGCTCGACCGGACGGATTCCAGGACTGCGATGGCACTCGCAGTGCTGACACTCGTTGTCGCCGGGACGTGGGGATGGATCGCTGGGCGGCGAGGGGACTATCGATCTGTGATCGCGTCACGAGCGCTTGGTGGGGTCGCCTACGTCGTCGTCTGGAACGCTGGCATCGACATCGTGAGTCGGGCAGCGACCAGCGAGAATCGAGCGACTGCTGTCGGCATCTTCACTGCGAGTGGCCCGATCGGATTCGCGCTCGGTCAGGGGACCGGGCCACTGATTGCGCATCGGTTCGGGTGGCCCGCCATCTTTGTCGCATTCACCGGCCTCACGGTCGTCGGCCTCGTCCTGTTCTGGCCGGCCAGTCGCGGACTCGGAACGAGCCAGGGGGACGCTCCCTCAATTCAAGAGTTCGGTGCGGTCCTCCGGAACCGGAGTGTCTGGTCGGTCGGGCTGCTCGGCTTTCTCGGCTATTCATTATACCTATTCGTGAATAGCTGGGGTGCGTCGTATCTCACCGCCGAACTTGGCCTGTCACTCGCAGTGAGTGGCCTCTTGGTGGCAGTATTCCCCGCAATCGGGGTGGTCTCCCGGATCAGTAGTGGTCTCCTGTCTGATCGTGTCTTCGGTGGCCGTCGCCAACCCATCGTCCTCGGATCCTTCGCAGTTGCGGCTCCGCTCGTGCTCGTCTTTACGCGGTTTCGGTCGCTGCCCCTACTCGTCGCGCTCCTCCTCCTCACTGGATTTGCGGTCCAGTTGACGCTCGGCCTGTCCTTTACGTACGTCCGGGAGGTGGTTGATTCGCGGGTCGCCGCGACAGCGGTCGCGTTCCAGACGAGTATTGGGTTGGCAGGCGCGTTCCTTGCCCCGATTGCAGGCGGGGTTGTTGTCGATCTGGCCGGCTTCGATACGGCGTTCCTCCTCGCTGGACTTCTCGCTCTCTGCGGGATCGCAGTCGCGTGGCGAGCACCTGAGCCAGCGCGTTTGTAGCAAAAACTTCGCTATCGAACGGGGTCGACACCTGAGAGCACAATCACAGCTACGACGACGTGACCCGGTCGCTGCTGAGTCTCACCTGGGACGCTCATCACGGCCGCGAATCACTCGTTGAGGCCACCTTCTCGGTGTCTGGATGCTTGAGAAGTCCTTTCCAGTCGCTACTGAGGCATACGACTCCTGCCAATCCTTGAGATTAACCATCGGCCTGCCGGTGCCGGCGTACCTGCTCTGGATTCGGCACCCACGGATGGGCATCCCAGCAGTGGAGGGCGTGCTCTCGTGGTGTTTCGAACAGCGCCTCGCATGACCCACACACGTAGGTGGTTTCGGGCCAGCGTTCGGTGACGAACATCGCGGTCACCGTCGTTCTGACCGGGTCTGGGGCGGTCGCCCGCCGAACGTAGTTGTACCCGATCGTCGTCCGTCGACGAATAGCTGACCGCACCAGCCGTTCGGGCGATCTCGGTTGGCTTGTCCTCGGGGAGATACACCCAGCGAACGAAGTCGTCGACCGATTTCTTGGCTGAGGGCTGGAGGATGAACCATCGCTCGTGGTCATCTCGGAATAGGTAGCGTTCGGTCCCCCTGTTTTGGAGGTATATTGGGTCACCCCTGCCCGGTACGAGCCGTAGTCCGAGCGACGGCGATACCGGTTTCAAAAGCTGGTCGACGACCGATGGGCCGTCATCTGTCTGGCTGTCCGAATCAGCCTCCGCTACGAATTCATCGAGACTGGCATTCGTGGTCACGGGGACCACCTCCCGAGTGAGGCCTGTTCCCGGTCGGACTCAGCTGGAACTTCGCAGAGAAACCGCCACTTTGGCTGCTCTCGGATCTGCTTATCGGGGCGATTTCCCGCTTGGCCGGGGTCCGTTTTACCGGCACAGTGCCAGCCCTTGTCTCTGAGCGCTTTGATCATCGAGCCGTCGAAGTCGGCTCGCACGAACGTCAGCAGGAGCCGAACGCCTCGTCGCCGACCGTGCCGACGCACGAAT is from Halostella litorea and encodes:
- a CDS encoding MFS transporter, with amino-acid sequence MTTRPPTTQPEDATSKEPQQQRQSAWRLVAGASLISTGLAAYEIVPASVTPLIRDALNIGPTIAGFLVGVMFGTAVIASLPAGAVLDRTDSRTAMALAVLTLVVAGTWGWIAGRRGDYRSVIASRALGGVAYVVVWNAGIDIVSRAATSENRATAVGIFTASGPIGFALGQGTGPLIAHRFGWPAIFVAFTGLTVVGLVLFWPASRGLGTSQGDAPSIQEFGAVLRNRSVWSVGLLGFLGYSLYLFVNSWGASYLTAELGLSLAVSGLLVAVFPAIGVVSRISSGLLSDRVFGGRRQPIVLGSFAVAAPLVLVFTRFRSLPLLVALLLLTGFAVQLTLGLSFTYVREVVDSRVAATAVAFQTSIGLAGAFLAPIAGGVVVDLAGFDTAFLLAGLLALCGIAVAWRAPEPARL
- a CDS encoding bacterio-opsin activator domain-containing protein → MTATPPILDASTVLLVGTDDWLTQFATTLEKRTDASVHHVRTKTEAIDIIRTHPTDCLITEYALEETTGLDLLREIREESPALPVLLGTTAGSEAIASEAIKAGVTDYIALSDPPAQMTDGLIERTERAIRAAQRSATRRDRARQFDAIFNDSRTATWVLDPDGALARVNETAREMVDEAIDTLVGEPFWTLPWWSQAGTTNTDVQKLVEKALDGTFGNAVVPQLPDVDDPRVIDLSVRPVENERGDLVSIVVEGVDITERVDLERNLRESEELHRVTLNNMTDTVLITDEAGEYTYVCPNVHFIFGYTVDEIRNLGTINDLLGDDLFDREELAEDGVLKNIETTATDKAGREHTLLVNVREVSIQDGTLLFSCRDITKRKQREEALATLHETARDFLYAETHQEIAQHVVDDTPGVLTLDASAVYLFDGEANNLRPAAHSATMTELNGPLPNVHADGETLPSYSFVEDEALFFDDVHDADRLENRATDLRTAAYIPLGNHGVFVAGSNQVGAFDEVTRELADLLAATAEAALDRVTRESRLREQDRTLQTQNEQLTALNRINETIREIDQALVQAETREEIDHTVCELLTADDRFRFAWIGTIDPTTDTLEPRAWAGTEQGYLDSQSFAVQASGAEPAGQTAATGDVTMVTNVAAGLRDEAWRKDAISRDYLSVLSIPLVYNDLTHGVLTVYAPTQDAFDETAKAVLGELGETIASALSAIERKNALLTTSMTRVEFTIEDPKFVLSRLAAEAECTLSYQGGVQQSTEGSYVFVTVEDRAVTDVADAASQLVGIDDVQQISADGEGGVLRLRLTQPFLALELADHGAVFREATADPTTTTLVIDIPDSIDVRTITQLVRETFAGAELRAKQTLDQTAEHNLYSKFLDSVTERQLEVIQTAYYSGFFESPRESTGEDVAETLGISPPAFYQHARTVQRKLFAALFEENNLPVAAQAEAVQ